A genomic window from Synechococcus sp. CBW1107 includes:
- the thrC gene encoding threonine synthase translates to MTATLSRTTFTGLRCKECGHPYEAGARHVCEDVCFGPLEVVYDYDEIRRRVSRASIEAGPTSIWRYREFLPIEGDPIDVGTGFTPLLKANRLARRLGLKNLYIKNDGVNMPTLSFKDRVVSVALTRARELGFTTVSCASTGNLANSTAAIAAHAGMECCVFIPSDLEMGKVLGTLIYNPTLMAVKGNYDQVNRLCSEVANTYGWGFVNINLRPYYSEGSKTLGYEVIEQLGWQLPDHIVAPLASGSLFTKIRKGFDEFIKVGLVDEKPVRFSGAQAEGCSPIAQAFAEGRDFITPVKPNTIAKSIAIGNPADGPYAIDLANRTNGTIAAVSDQEIIDGIKLLAETEGVFTETAGGTTIAVLKKLVEQGKIDPDETTVAYITGNGLKTTEAVASSVGEPHTIEPQLASFNAAWERAQSLHRASWEPIGV, encoded by the coding sequence GTGACCGCCACCCTCTCCCGCACCACCTTCACGGGACTGCGCTGCAAGGAATGCGGCCACCCCTACGAAGCCGGTGCCCGCCACGTCTGTGAGGACGTCTGCTTCGGCCCCCTCGAGGTCGTCTACGACTACGACGAGATCCGACGTCGCGTCAGCCGCGCCTCGATCGAGGCCGGCCCCACCTCCATCTGGCGCTACCGCGAGTTCCTGCCGATCGAGGGGGATCCCATCGATGTGGGCACCGGCTTCACCCCTCTGCTCAAGGCCAACCGGCTGGCCCGCCGCCTCGGCCTGAAGAACCTCTACATCAAGAACGACGGCGTCAACATGCCCACCCTGTCCTTCAAGGACCGGGTGGTGTCGGTGGCGCTCACGCGCGCCAGGGAGCTGGGCTTCACCACGGTGAGCTGCGCCTCCACCGGCAACCTGGCCAACTCCACCGCCGCCATCGCGGCCCACGCCGGCATGGAGTGCTGCGTGTTCATCCCCAGCGATCTGGAGATGGGCAAGGTGCTGGGCACCCTCATCTACAACCCCACCCTGATGGCGGTGAAGGGCAACTACGACCAGGTGAACCGCCTCTGCTCCGAGGTGGCCAACACCTACGGCTGGGGCTTCGTGAACATCAACCTGCGCCCCTACTACTCCGAGGGCTCCAAGACCCTCGGCTATGAGGTGATCGAGCAGCTGGGCTGGCAACTTCCGGATCACATCGTGGCGCCCCTGGCCTCCGGCTCCCTGTTCACCAAGATCCGCAAGGGCTTCGACGAATTCATCAAGGTGGGCCTCGTCGACGAGAAACCGGTGCGCTTCAGCGGCGCCCAGGCCGAGGGCTGCTCCCCCATCGCCCAGGCCTTCGCCGAAGGCCGCGACTTCATCACCCCGGTGAAGCCCAACACGATCGCCAAGTCGATCGCCATCGGCAACCCTGCCGACGGCCCTTACGCCATCGACCTCGCCAACCGCACCAACGGCACGATCGCGGCGGTCAGCGACCAGGAGATCATCGACGGCATCAAGCTGCTGGCGGAAACCGAGGGTGTGTTCACCGAAACCGCCGGTGGCACCACGATCGCGGTGCTCAAGAAGCTGGTGGAGCAGGGCAAGATCGACCCCGACGAAACCACCGTGGCCTACATCACCGGCAACGGCCTGAAAACCACAGAAGCGGTGGCCTCCTCCGTGGGCGAACCGCACACGATCGAGCCCCAGCTGGCCAGCTTCAATGCCGCCTGGGAGCGGGCCCAGTCGCTGCATCGCGCCAGCTGGGAGCCGATCGGCGTCTGA
- the rpmF gene encoding 50S ribosomal protein L32: MAVPKKKTSKGKRNQRHAHWKAKAGVAARKAMSLGKAVLSGRAQGFVYPIDESEDDSES, encoded by the coding sequence ATGGCTGTTCCCAAGAAGAAAACCTCCAAGGGCAAGCGCAATCAGCGCCATGCCCACTGGAAGGCGAAGGCAGGAGTGGCCGCCCGCAAGGCGATGTCGCTCGGTAAGGCCGTGCTGAGTGGCCGTGCCCAGGGCTTCGTGTATCCGATCGACGAATCCGAGGACGACAGCGAGAGCTGA
- a CDS encoding UPF0182 family protein — protein sequence MASRFPRLLSLPAALAVLVFLPLALVLISRLGLELDWFAQFGFESVLWRRWWLQIVAFLLVMGLGVSLQMQQLQRCWRLRSASATKVIPRHAILRLEPLPLVLVLTGLELLLAAGLTYLIVQARGLIGSPFSGEIFSGFAVLAELPLPLLVALAAGLLLPLLVKPLPTLRLVLVAALAGSATALARGWSLWLPALLAVPFGEGDPLTHLDLSFTVLRLPALHLLLSVLIAQTTVGLASCLWLTFTEGSSFSDLRFVGLSRDQQAALKSQFALLALLMAFSSALAPFDLMVEGSGVASGAGFVDLYVRLPLRLLLAALMLLMAAGLLLSVRRHWLRRAVLLPLLGTLLLVPVAEFLVAPQVQRFWVQPRELEVEAPYLKRSIQATRRAFGLEGLKEQILEPQQKVTQDDLEASQGTLANIRLWDSKPLLAANRQLQQLRLYYTFPSAAVDRYPLLGDPLRNGSQQVLIAARELDSAALPPGSRTWLNRHLVFTHGYGFTVSPVNSFGSDGLPQFFVKDLGSSGRVQGIPKLGISDEAAREALPVGRPRLYYASAPAPYVIAPTQVQEFDFPDGELNVYTHYDGERGILLNNSWQRFKAAVYLREPRVLLTGSFTPESRLLIRRQVNQRLEALAPFLHFETEPYLVTARVENEPGFRDEQHQYWMLDGFTTSRSYPYSDANSSGIRYFRNPVKAVVDAHDGRLWLYVNDPSDPILRTWQRAFPELFKPLEAMPQALLSHIRVPLTQFTIQSERLLRYHVTDVRTFYNGDDVWAVPLEIYGSSNIPVEPYHATLQLPRQQRPEFVLLLPFSPVRRTNLVGWLAVRNDPPHYGELVLVRFPQQRLLLGPQQISALIEQDPTISFQFGLWNRTGSQLVRGNLLVLPVGKGLLYVEPIYLQSKNNDLPTLVRVVVTDGRRFAMEPDLDKALQSLMAQGPTAPSVALPLSALEPLP from the coding sequence GTGGCCTCCCGTTTTCCGCGCCTGCTGTCGCTGCCTGCGGCCCTGGCTGTGCTGGTGTTCCTCCCGCTGGCGCTGGTGCTGATCTCCCGGCTGGGCCTCGAGCTCGACTGGTTCGCCCAGTTCGGCTTCGAGTCGGTGCTGTGGCGCCGCTGGTGGCTGCAGATCGTGGCGTTCCTGCTGGTGATGGGGCTTGGGGTTTCCCTGCAGATGCAGCAGCTGCAGCGGTGTTGGCGCCTGCGCAGCGCCAGTGCCACCAAGGTGATCCCGCGCCACGCGATTCTGCGGCTGGAGCCCCTGCCCCTGGTGCTGGTGCTGACGGGTCTGGAGCTGCTCCTGGCCGCCGGACTCACCTACCTGATCGTCCAGGCGCGGGGGCTGATCGGCTCCCCCTTCAGTGGAGAGATCTTCAGCGGCTTTGCGGTGCTCGCTGAGCTGCCGCTGCCTCTGCTGGTCGCCCTGGCTGCCGGCCTGCTGCTGCCGCTGCTGGTGAAACCGCTGCCGACTCTGAGGCTGGTGCTGGTGGCGGCCCTGGCCGGATCCGCCACCGCCCTGGCGAGGGGCTGGAGCCTGTGGTTGCCGGCTCTGCTGGCGGTGCCGTTCGGTGAGGGGGATCCCCTCACGCATCTCGATCTCAGCTTCACGGTTCTGCGCCTGCCCGCGCTTCATCTGCTTCTGAGTGTGCTGATCGCCCAGACCACCGTGGGCCTGGCCTCCTGCCTCTGGCTCACCTTCACCGAAGGCAGCAGTTTCAGTGATCTGCGCTTCGTGGGGCTCAGCCGCGATCAACAGGCCGCACTGAAGTCGCAGTTTGCCCTGCTGGCCCTGCTGATGGCCTTCAGCAGCGCACTCGCACCATTCGATCTGATGGTGGAGGGCAGCGGCGTCGCCTCGGGCGCCGGCTTCGTCGATCTGTATGTGCGGCTGCCCCTGCGTCTGCTGCTGGCGGCACTGATGCTGCTCATGGCGGCCGGCCTGCTGCTCTCGGTGCGACGCCACTGGTTGCGCCGGGCGGTGCTGCTGCCCCTGCTGGGAACCCTGTTGCTCGTGCCGGTGGCCGAATTCCTGGTGGCTCCCCAGGTGCAGCGCTTCTGGGTCCAACCGCGGGAGCTGGAGGTGGAGGCCCCCTATCTGAAGCGGAGCATCCAGGCCACCCGCCGCGCCTTCGGCCTGGAGGGTCTCAAAGAACAGATTCTCGAGCCCCAGCAGAAGGTGACACAGGACGACCTGGAGGCGTCGCAGGGAACCCTGGCCAACATCCGCCTCTGGGACAGCAAGCCGCTGCTGGCCGCGAACCGCCAGCTTCAGCAGCTCCGGCTCTACTACACCTTCCCTTCGGCGGCGGTCGACCGCTATCCCCTTCTGGGGGATCCTCTGCGCAACGGTTCCCAGCAGGTGCTGATCGCGGCCCGGGAACTCGACAGCGCCGCCCTGCCGCCCGGGTCTCGCACCTGGCTGAACCGACACCTGGTCTTCACCCATGGCTACGGCTTCACCGTTTCGCCGGTGAACAGCTTCGGCAGCGACGGCCTGCCCCAGTTCTTCGTCAAGGACCTGGGCAGCAGCGGCCGCGTTCAGGGCATCCCGAAGCTCGGCATCAGCGACGAGGCGGCTCGAGAGGCCCTGCCGGTGGGCCGCCCCCGTCTCTACTACGCCTCGGCGCCTGCGCCCTATGTGATCGCGCCCACCCAGGTGCAGGAGTTCGACTTCCCGGACGGCGAGCTCAACGTCTACACCCACTACGACGGGGAGAGGGGAATCCTGCTGAACAACTCCTGGCAGCGATTCAAGGCGGCGGTCTATCTGCGGGAGCCCAGGGTGCTGCTGACCGGATCCTTCACGCCCGAGTCACGTCTGCTCATCCGCCGTCAGGTGAATCAGCGCCTGGAGGCCCTGGCCCCCTTCCTGCATTTCGAAACCGAGCCCTATCTGGTCACCGCCCGGGTCGAGAACGAGCCGGGCTTCCGCGATGAGCAGCACCAGTACTGGATGCTCGATGGCTTCACCACCAGCAGAAGTTATCCCTACAGCGATGCCAATTCCAGCGGTATTCGCTACTTCCGCAATCCTGTCAAGGCGGTGGTGGACGCCCACGACGGCCGGCTCTGGCTGTATGTGAACGACCCCTCAGACCCGATCCTGCGCACCTGGCAGAGGGCCTTCCCCGAGCTGTTCAAACCGCTGGAGGCCATGCCTCAGGCTCTGTTGAGCCATATCCGGGTGCCGCTCACCCAGTTCACGATTCAGTCGGAGCGCCTGTTGCGCTATCACGTCACCGATGTGCGCACCTTCTACAACGGCGACGACGTCTGGGCGGTGCCGCTGGAGATCTACGGATCCAGCAACATTCCGGTTGAGCCTTATCACGCCACGCTGCAGCTGCCCCGCCAGCAGCGGCCTGAATTCGTGCTGCTGCTGCCCTTCTCGCCGGTGCGGCGCACGAACCTCGTGGGCTGGCTGGCCGTTCGCAACGATCCACCCCACTACGGTGAACTGGTGCTGGTACGTTTCCCCCAGCAGCGGTTGTTGCTGGGCCCGCAGCAGATCTCGGCACTGATCGAGCAGGACCCCACCATCAGTTTCCAGTTCGGACTGTGGAACCGCACGGGGTCGCAGCTGGTGCGGGGCAATCTGCTGGTGTTGCCGGTGGGCAAGGGGCTGCTGTACGTGGAGCCGATCTACCTGCAATCGAAGAACAATGATCTGCCCACGCTGGTGCGGGTGGTGGTCACCGATGGCCGACGCTTCGCGATGGAGCCTGATCTCGACAAGGCGCTGCAGTCCTTGATGGCCCAGGGCCCAACCGCCCCTTCGGTCGCCCTGCCGCTCTCCGCGCTCGAGCCCCTGCCCTGA
- a CDS encoding cupin, producing MTQAPEAPVAPRPEESAALSMAPAGKALLFDYRQAANPVRRGLTEPIPEGRWGPELHASGPSAILPLDLSSELGCRGPATSPALSANFIRILAGESISAGANATSFLFYVWRGAGHCRRPAGALGGAVDQEWSQGDLFVLPCGEAAQLDAREESVLYWVHDAPLLAHLGVSADQPRFEATHYPGEWLRRELAALAADPSSARSNRLSLLLANTDLPSSRTVTHTLWAMYGLVPAGAVQPPHRHQSVALDLVIACAPGCATLSGPELNPDGTIRNPVRMEWEPGAAFVTPPGHWHGHVNDSGEDALLLPIQDAALHTYLRSLDIRFT from the coding sequence ATGACCCAAGCTCCCGAAGCCCCTGTGGCCCCGCGGCCTGAGGAGAGCGCCGCCCTCTCGATGGCCCCGGCCGGCAAGGCCCTGCTCTTCGACTACCGCCAGGCGGCCAATCCGGTGCGGCGCGGACTGACCGAGCCGATTCCGGAGGGACGCTGGGGCCCTGAACTGCACGCCAGCGGCCCCAGCGCCATCCTTCCCCTCGATCTCAGCAGCGAGCTGGGCTGCCGGGGACCGGCCACCAGCCCGGCGCTGAGCGCCAACTTCATCCGCATCCTGGCCGGTGAGTCGATCAGCGCCGGAGCCAACGCCACCAGCTTCCTGTTTTATGTCTGGCGTGGTGCCGGCCACTGCCGCAGGCCGGCCGGTGCCCTCGGCGGTGCGGTGGATCAGGAGTGGAGCCAGGGAGATCTGTTCGTGCTGCCCTGCGGTGAGGCGGCCCAGCTGGACGCCCGTGAGGAGAGCGTTCTCTACTGGGTCCACGATGCACCCCTGCTCGCCCACCTGGGAGTGAGCGCCGATCAGCCCCGCTTCGAGGCCACCCATTACCCAGGCGAATGGCTGCGGCGGGAGCTGGCTGCCCTGGCGGCGGATCCCAGCAGCGCCCGCAGCAACCGGCTCAGCCTGCTGCTGGCCAACACGGACCTGCCCTCCAGCCGCACCGTGACCCACACCCTCTGGGCCATGTACGGACTGGTGCCGGCGGGGGCCGTTCAGCCCCCCCATCGCCACCAGTCGGTGGCCCTGGATCTGGTGATCGCCTGCGCCCCGGGCTGCGCCACCCTCTCGGGGCCAGAGCTCAATCCCGACGGCACCATCCGCAACCCCGTGAGGATGGAGTGGGAACCGGGTGCCGCCTTCGTGACCCCGCCGGGCCACTGGCACGGCCATGTGAATGACAGTGGTGAGGATGCCCTGCTGCTGCCGATTCAGGACGCCGCACTGCACACCTACCTGCGCAGCCTCGACATCCGCTTCACCTGA
- the fba gene encoding class II fructose-bisphosphate aldolase (catalyzes the reversible aldol condensation of dihydroxyacetonephosphate and glyceraldehyde 3-phosphate in the Calvin cycle, glycolysis, and/or gluconeogenesis) encodes MALVPLRLLLDHAAENGYGIPAFNVNNLEQVQSIMEAAHETDSPVILQASRGARQYAGENFLRHLILAATETYPDIPVVMHQDHGNSPATCFGAITNGFTSVMMDGSLEADAKTPASYDYNVAVTKEVVDVAHAVGVSVEGELGCLGSLETGKGEAEDGHGFEGALSRDQLLTDPAEAADFVAKTKVDALAIAIGTSHGAYKFTRKPTGEVLAISRIAEIHKAIPNTHLVMHGSSSVPQEWLDMINQYGGAIPETYGVPVEEIQNGIKNGVRKVNIDTDNRLAFTAAVREAAFKDPANFDPRHFNKPARAYMKKVCLDRYQQFWCAGQASKIKQQNINYYAALYAKGALDPKTAVAV; translated from the coding sequence ATGGCCCTCGTTCCGCTTCGGCTGCTCCTCGACCACGCCGCTGAGAACGGCTATGGCATTCCGGCGTTCAACGTCAACAACCTGGAGCAGGTCCAGTCGATCATGGAGGCGGCTCACGAAACCGACAGCCCCGTGATCCTGCAGGCCTCCCGCGGCGCCCGTCAGTACGCCGGTGAGAACTTCCTGCGTCACCTGATCCTCGCCGCCACCGAAACCTATCCCGACATCCCGGTGGTGATGCACCAGGATCACGGCAACAGCCCCGCCACCTGCTTCGGCGCCATCACCAACGGTTTCACTTCCGTGATGATGGATGGCTCCCTGGAGGCCGACGCCAAGACCCCCGCCAGCTACGACTACAACGTGGCCGTCACCAAGGAAGTGGTGGATGTGGCTCACGCGGTGGGTGTGAGCGTCGAGGGCGAACTGGGCTGCCTGGGCTCCCTGGAAACCGGCAAGGGTGAGGCCGAGGACGGCCACGGCTTCGAGGGCGCCCTCTCCCGCGATCAGCTGCTCACCGATCCTGCCGAGGCCGCCGACTTCGTGGCCAAGACCAAGGTCGATGCCCTGGCGATCGCCATCGGCACCAGCCACGGCGCCTACAAGTTCACCCGCAAGCCCACCGGTGAAGTGCTGGCCATCTCCCGGATCGCCGAGATCCACAAAGCCATTCCCAACACCCACCTGGTGATGCACGGCTCCAGCTCCGTGCCCCAGGAGTGGCTCGACATGATCAACCAGTACGGCGGCGCCATCCCCGAAACCTATGGCGTGCCCGTGGAGGAGATCCAGAACGGCATCAAGAACGGTGTGCGCAAGGTGAACATCGACACCGACAACCGTCTGGCCTTCACCGCCGCCGTCCGCGAAGCGGCCTTCAAGGATCCCGCCAACTTCGACCCCCGCCACTTCAACAAGCCGGCCCGCGCCTACATGAAGAAGGTGTGCCTCGATCGCTACCAGCAGTTCTGGTGTGCCGGCCAGGCCAGCAAGATCAAGCAGCAGAACATCAACTACTACGCCGCCCTCTACGCCAAGGGCGCCCTCGATCCCAAGACCGCCGTGGCCGTCTGA
- a CDS encoding phosphoribulokinase: MSAPHRPWCFPPEPHRRLLARCGVSDPFAWEEEWRQRLGAWQGPPHPSLLWGLILPLLSSCLPWPDGGGAGRRPPRLIGLNGPVGAGKTTLGRELERLAPSLGLRLVVVSIDDAYLPFEQRLQRLAGNPFGVSRVPPGSHDVPLLLECLRRWRSGEPLRLPRFDKRLLAGQGDRAGWRRFEAVDVLVLEGWLVGCRALGEAALRTAMARPQMKWSHPLSAEELAWLPRWDRNLQHYQPLWTQLDGLWLLRPVRWSLPLRWRLQAEARQRRSSGQALRASEVAAMVRATLTSLPPELYQDGLAGQAEESPAATALIRLDGQRRCIWSGPAHDST, encoded by the coding sequence TTGAGCGCCCCTCACCGGCCCTGGTGCTTCCCGCCGGAACCCCACCGCCGGCTGCTGGCCCGCTGTGGCGTCAGTGATCCCTTCGCCTGGGAGGAGGAGTGGCGTCAGCGGCTCGGGGCCTGGCAGGGCCCGCCCCACCCCAGCCTGCTCTGGGGCCTGATCCTGCCTCTGCTCAGCAGCTGCCTCCCCTGGCCTGACGGTGGCGGCGCCGGCCGGCGGCCTCCGCGGCTGATCGGACTGAACGGGCCGGTTGGCGCAGGCAAGACCACCCTGGGCCGGGAGCTGGAACGGCTGGCCCCCAGCCTCGGTCTGCGCCTGGTGGTGGTCTCGATCGATGACGCCTACCTGCCGTTCGAGCAGAGGCTGCAACGGCTGGCGGGAAATCCCTTCGGGGTGAGCCGCGTTCCACCCGGCAGCCACGACGTGCCGCTGCTGCTGGAGTGCCTGCGCCGCTGGCGCTCGGGCGAACCGCTGCGGCTGCCCCGCTTCGACAAACGCCTGCTCGCAGGTCAGGGGGATCGGGCCGGCTGGCGCCGCTTCGAAGCCGTCGATGTGCTGGTGCTGGAGGGCTGGCTGGTGGGCTGCCGGGCCCTGGGAGAGGCTGCCCTGCGCACGGCGATGGCAAGGCCCCAGATGAAGTGGAGCCACCCGCTCAGCGCGGAGGAGCTGGCCTGGCTGCCCCGCTGGGATCGGAACCTGCAGCACTACCAGCCGCTCTGGACTCAGCTCGATGGGCTCTGGTTGCTCAGACCGGTGCGCTGGAGCCTGCCGCTGCGCTGGCGGCTCCAGGCTGAGGCGCGCCAGCGCCGGTCGTCTGGGCAGGCCCTCCGGGCTTCGGAGGTGGCGGCGATGGTACGGGCCACTCTGACTTCACTGCCCCCTGAGCTCTATCAGGATGGGCTGGCAGGTCAAGCGGAGGAATCGCCGGCCGCCACGGCCTTGATCAGACTCGATGGCCAGCGGCGCTGCATCTGGAGCGGTCCGGCGCACGACTCAACCTGA
- a CDS encoding Gfo/Idh/MocA family protein yields MSHPLQVAVAGLGFGEKVHLSALRACPGTEPVALWHPRAERLETACRSAELPGHTDFGALLADPAVEAVVIATPPAPRFELARAALEAGKHLLLEKPVALEVAQVRELRRLAIERGLSVAVDFEYRAVPVFQQLRELLSQGVLGDPWLVRFDWLMSSRADPGRPFSWASQRSQGGGVLGSLGTHAFDSLEWLVGPVRQLSASLSTAITRRPLPGRPDRFGVVDADDVALLQLELEAPSGVSVPAQLSLSSVTRAGRGCWLEFHGSEASLILGSDNQADYVHGFHLWLARPGEPPQLVPADPALAFGRTWADGRIAPVARLQGWWSDSVREGRPMLPGLAEGERSQLCCDLALEAAASGLRQSLGP; encoded by the coding sequence ATGAGTCATCCCCTTCAGGTCGCCGTGGCCGGCCTCGGCTTCGGGGAGAAGGTGCACCTGAGCGCCCTGCGCGCCTGCCCTGGCACCGAACCGGTGGCCCTCTGGCACCCCAGGGCCGAACGCCTGGAGACCGCCTGCCGGTCGGCTGAACTCCCTGGCCACACCGACTTCGGGGCGCTGCTGGCGGACCCGGCCGTGGAGGCGGTGGTGATCGCCACCCCGCCAGCCCCCCGTTTCGAGCTGGCCCGCGCTGCCCTGGAGGCCGGCAAGCACCTGCTGCTGGAGAAGCCCGTCGCCCTGGAGGTGGCGCAGGTGCGGGAGCTGAGGCGGCTGGCGATCGAGCGGGGCCTGAGCGTGGCTGTGGATTTCGAGTACCGGGCGGTCCCGGTGTTCCAGCAGCTGCGGGAGCTGCTGAGCCAGGGAGTGCTGGGGGATCCCTGGCTGGTGCGCTTCGACTGGCTGATGAGCAGCCGGGCCGATCCCGGCAGGCCGTTCAGCTGGGCGTCGCAGCGCTCCCAGGGGGGCGGAGTGCTCGGGTCCCTCGGCACCCATGCCTTCGACAGCCTGGAGTGGCTGGTGGGGCCGGTGCGCCAGCTGAGCGCCAGCCTCTCCACCGCCATCACCCGGCGGCCCCTGCCTGGACGTCCTGATCGCTTCGGAGTCGTGGACGCCGACGATGTGGCCCTGCTTCAGCTGGAGCTGGAGGCGCCCTCAGGAGTCTCGGTGCCGGCCCAGCTCAGCCTCTCGTCGGTGACCCGCGCCGGCCGGGGCTGCTGGCTCGAGTTCCACGGCAGCGAGGCCAGCCTGATCCTGGGCAGCGACAACCAGGCCGACTATGTGCACGGCTTCCACCTCTGGCTGGCCCGGCCGGGGGAGCCGCCCCAGCTGGTGCCGGCCGATCCGGCCCTGGCCTTTGGCCGCACCTGGGCCGACGGCCGCATCGCCCCGGTGGCGAGGCTCCAGGGCTGGTGGAGCGACAGCGTGCGTGAGGGCCGGCCGATGCTGCCGGGCCTGGCTGAAGGAGAGCGAAGCCAGCTCTGCTGCGACCTGGCCCTCGAGGCCGCCGCCAGTGGCCTGCGCCAGAGCCTCGGCCCCTGA
- a CDS encoding MoaD/ThiS family protein, producing the protein MAIQVLIPTPLQKFTADQASVELEATSVDGLLEALEGRFPGILARLTDESGKLRRFLNVYVNSEDIRFLDNQATALADGDEVSIVPAVAGG; encoded by the coding sequence ATGGCGATTCAGGTTCTGATCCCCACCCCCCTGCAGAAATTCACCGCGGATCAAGCAAGCGTCGAGCTCGAGGCCACCAGCGTCGACGGTCTGCTTGAGGCCCTCGAAGGCCGCTTCCCCGGCATCCTCGCCAGGCTCACCGACGAGAGCGGGAAGCTGCGGCGCTTCCTGAACGTCTACGTGAACAGCGAGGACATCCGCTTCCTCGACAACCAGGCCACGGCCCTCGCCGACGGCGATGAGGTAAGCATCGTGCCCGCTGTGGCCGGAGGCTGA
- the ftsH gene encoding ATP-dependent zinc metalloprotease FtsH has translation MGRLVGRSEPPPSYSELLKLIEGGTIKELELSPRQREVQVQFKDGRTTRVPVFANDSLLLRTAEQSRVPLTVRDDRQDDATAGLLVNVLLVVLLLGGLTLLLRRSSQVASKAMGFGRSQPRLQPEGSVSVRFEDVAGINEAKEELQEVVSFLRQPERFTALGAKIPRGVLLVGPPGTGKTLLAKAIAGEAGVPFFSMAASEFVELFVGVGASRVRDLFKRAKEKAPCIIFIDEVDAVGRQRGAGIGGGNDEREQTLNQLLTEMDGFEQNSGVILIAATNRPDVLDVALTRPGRFDRQIQVDLPDRRGREAILAVHARSRPLDPSVSLSTWAARTPGFSGADLANLLNEGAILTARRHRSSIDDQALSDALERITMGLAVAPLQDSAKKRLIAYHEIGHALLSCLVPHADKLDKVTLLPRSGGVGGFARTMPDEEILDSGLISKAYLQARLVVVMGGRAAELVVFGPSEITQGASGDLQMATRISREMVTRYGFSPLGQVALEGDGHEVFLGRDLLHTRPSYAESTGRQIDLQVRQLSQHALEQALDLLRPRRALMDELVDRLIEQETLGGEEFREIVDRFEATGALPAGSGAQPAVPVAGHA, from the coding sequence ATGGGCCGACTTGTGGGCCGGTCGGAACCGCCCCCCTCCTACAGCGAGCTGCTGAAGCTGATCGAGGGGGGCACGATCAAGGAACTGGAGCTCTCGCCCCGGCAGCGGGAGGTGCAGGTGCAGTTCAAGGACGGCCGCACCACACGGGTGCCCGTCTTCGCCAACGATTCGCTGCTGCTGCGCACCGCCGAGCAGAGCCGCGTCCCGCTCACCGTCCGGGATGACCGCCAGGACGACGCCACCGCCGGACTGCTGGTGAACGTGCTGCTGGTGGTGCTGCTGCTGGGTGGGCTCACCCTGCTGCTGCGCCGCTCCTCCCAGGTGGCCAGCAAGGCGATGGGGTTCGGCCGCAGCCAGCCCCGCCTGCAGCCGGAGGGCTCGGTCAGCGTCCGCTTCGAGGACGTGGCCGGCATCAATGAGGCCAAGGAAGAACTGCAGGAAGTGGTCAGCTTCCTGCGCCAGCCGGAGCGCTTCACGGCCCTTGGCGCCAAGATCCCCCGTGGGGTGCTGCTGGTGGGACCGCCCGGCACCGGCAAGACCCTGCTGGCCAAGGCGATCGCCGGTGAGGCCGGGGTTCCCTTCTTCTCGATGGCGGCCTCGGAGTTCGTGGAGCTGTTCGTGGGGGTGGGTGCCAGCCGGGTGCGCGATCTGTTCAAGCGGGCCAAGGAAAAGGCTCCCTGCATCATTTTCATCGATGAGGTGGATGCGGTGGGGCGCCAGCGCGGCGCCGGCATCGGTGGCGGCAACGACGAGCGGGAGCAGACCCTCAACCAGCTGCTCACGGAGATGGATGGCTTCGAGCAGAACTCCGGTGTGATCCTGATCGCGGCCACCAATCGCCCGGATGTGCTCGATGTGGCCCTCACCCGGCCGGGCCGTTTTGACCGCCAGATCCAGGTGGACCTGCCTGACCGCCGTGGCCGCGAAGCGATCCTGGCGGTGCATGCCCGCAGCCGCCCCCTCGATCCCTCGGTGTCGCTGAGCACCTGGGCGGCGCGTACCCCGGGGTTCTCCGGCGCCGATCTGGCCAACCTGCTCAATGAGGGGGCCATCCTCACCGCCCGCCGCCATCGCAGCAGCATCGACGACCAGGCCCTCAGCGACGCCCTGGAACGCATCACCATGGGCCTGGCGGTGGCTCCGCTGCAGGACAGCGCCAAGAAGCGCCTGATCGCCTACCACGAAATCGGCCACGCCCTGCTCAGCTGCCTGGTGCCCCATGCCGACAAGCTCGACAAGGTGACCCTGCTGCCCCGCTCCGGCGGTGTCGGAGGCTTCGCCCGCACCATGCCCGATGAGGAGATCCTCGATTCAGGACTGATCAGCAAGGCCTACCTGCAGGCCCGTCTGGTGGTGGTCATGGGCGGCCGCGCCGCCGAGCTGGTGGTCTTCGGACCCAGCGAGATCACCCAGGGTGCCTCGGGCGATCTGCAGATGGCCACCCGCATCAGTCGCGAGATGGTCACCCGCTACGGCTTCTCACCCCTCGGTCAGGTGGCCCTGGAGGGCGATGGCCATGAGGTGTTCCTCGGCCGTGATCTGCTCCACACCCGCCCCAGCTACGCCGAATCCACCGGCCGTCAGATCGATCTTCAGGTGCGTCAGCTCTCGCAGCATGCCCTGGAGCAGGCGCTGGACCTGCTGCGCCCCCGGCGTGCGCTGATGGATGAGCTGGTCGACCGGCTGATCGAGCAGGAAACCCTCGGGGGCGAGGAATTCCGGGAGATCGTCGATCGCTTCGAAGCCACGGGTGCTCTCCCTGCCGGATCCGGCGCTCAGCCGGCTGTGCCTGTGGCCGGACATGCCTGA